In Simplicispira sp. 125, one DNA window encodes the following:
- a CDS encoding DNA-3-methyladenine glycosylase: MSATKKIAIEASGLASPGYWVDARKHLMKKDRVMKRLIPQLGDGTLQSRGDAFSTLARSIVGQQISVKAAQTVWDRFAALPRAITPGDVLKLKIDDMRAAGLSVRKVEYLVDLALHFDAGKLHVDGWHGMDDEAIIAELVAIRGIGRWTAEMFLIFHLMRPNVLPLDDVGLINGISKNYFSGDPVSRSDAREVAEAWKPWCTVATWYIWRSLDPLPVTY; this comes from the coding sequence GTGTCAGCTACTAAAAAGATAGCTATTGAGGCTTCTGGCCTGGCCTCGCCCGGTTACTGGGTGGATGCGCGCAAGCACCTGATGAAGAAAGACCGGGTGATGAAGCGCCTGATCCCGCAGTTGGGCGATGGCACGCTGCAGTCGCGCGGGGATGCCTTCAGCACCCTGGCGCGCTCCATCGTGGGCCAGCAGATTTCGGTCAAGGCGGCACAGACCGTGTGGGACCGCTTTGCGGCGCTGCCCCGGGCCATCACGCCGGGCGATGTGCTCAAGCTCAAGATCGACGACATGCGCGCCGCCGGCCTGTCCGTGCGCAAGGTGGAGTATCTCGTGGACCTGGCCCTGCATTTCGATGCGGGCAAGCTGCATGTGGACGGCTGGCATGGGATGGACGACGAGGCCATCATTGCTGAGCTGGTGGCGATCCGCGGCATTGGCCGCTGGACGGCGGAAATGTTCCTCATCTTCCACCTCATGCGGCCCAACGTACTGCCCCTGGATGACGTGGGGCTCATCAACGGCATCAGCAAAAACTATTTTTCGGGCGACCCGGTCAGCCGCAGCGATGCCCGCGAAGTGGCCGAGGCCTGGAAGCCCTGGTGCACCGTGGCCACTTGGTATATTTGGCGGTCACTGGACCCGCTGCCGGTGACGTATTGA
- a CDS encoding peptidylprolyl isomerase, whose amino-acid sequence MSNPQVELHITGYGVITLELDADKAPKSTENFLAYVNKGHYNNTVFHRVIPGFMVQGGGFEPGMKQKDSDAPIANEAQNGLKNANYTVAMARTSDPHSATAQFFINVADNGFLNHTAPNAQGWGYAVFGKVVGGTDVVDKIKAVKTGRSGFHDDVPKEDVVIEKAVAL is encoded by the coding sequence ATGAGCAACCCCCAAGTCGAACTGCACATCACCGGTTACGGTGTCATCACCCTCGAACTCGACGCCGACAAGGCCCCCAAGTCGACCGAGAATTTTCTGGCTTACGTGAACAAGGGCCACTACAACAACACCGTGTTCCACCGCGTGATCCCTGGCTTCATGGTGCAGGGCGGCGGCTTTGAGCCCGGCATGAAGCAAAAGGACTCGGACGCACCGATCGCGAACGAAGCCCAGAACGGTCTGAAAAACGCCAACTACACCGTGGCCATGGCCCGCACCAGCGACCCGCACTCGGCCACCGCGCAGTTCTTCATCAACGTGGCCGACAACGGCTTCCTGAACCACACCGCCCCCAACGCCCAGGGCTGGGGCTACGCCGTGTTCGGCAAAGTCGTCGGTGGCACCGACGTGGTGGACAAGATCAAGGCCGTAAAAACGGGCCGCTCGGGTTTCCATGACGACGTGCCCAAGGAAGACGTGGTGATCGAGAAGGCCGTGGCACTCTGA
- a CDS encoding nuclear transport factor 2 family protein: MTRTLPRLLRLLALTALVGVGQAYANDYAEIAQLLKTGKAAEALAKADQRLAESPRDPQLRFLRGVAQADSGKQNDAIATFTKLTEEYPELPEPYNNLAVLYANQNQLDKSRAALEMAIRTNPSYATAHENLGDIYAKLASQAYSKALQLDGSNASSVRPKLALIRNLFTAETRSTARPVATAPTPAAAPATAPAAVVATAKPAAPAVAPASSAPPAPAPVPAATPVPEATAPAVAPAPAPAKPAPADTTVQDVTAAVQNWAAAWAAKDMKAYLASYGKEFNPPGRQTRAAWEKERESRIVGKSRISVKLSDIQVTVQGNKATARFQQAYSADTLNVSSRKTLDLVQHQGRWVIVRESTGG, encoded by the coding sequence ATGACACGCACCCTTCCCCGCCTCCTTCGTCTGCTGGCCCTGACGGCACTCGTGGGCGTGGGCCAGGCCTATGCCAACGACTATGCAGAAATCGCCCAGCTGCTGAAAACCGGCAAGGCCGCCGAAGCTCTGGCCAAGGCCGACCAGCGCCTGGCCGAATCTCCCCGCGACCCGCAGCTGCGCTTTCTGCGCGGCGTGGCCCAGGCCGATTCAGGCAAGCAGAATGACGCCATTGCCACCTTCACCAAGCTGACGGAAGAGTACCCGGAGCTGCCCGAGCCCTACAACAATCTGGCCGTGCTCTATGCCAACCAGAACCAGCTCGACAAGTCCCGTGCCGCGCTGGAAATGGCGATCCGCACCAACCCGAGCTATGCCACGGCCCACGAAAACCTGGGCGACATCTATGCCAAGCTGGCCAGCCAGGCTTATAGCAAGGCACTGCAGCTCGACGGCAGCAACGCCAGTTCTGTGCGCCCCAAGCTGGCCCTGATCCGCAACCTGTTCACCGCCGAGACACGCAGCACTGCGCGCCCTGTGGCCACCGCACCCACCCCTGCAGCAGCGCCAGCAACAGCGCCTGCAGCCGTCGTGGCCACGGCCAAACCTGCGGCGCCCGCCGTGGCACCCGCCTCCAGCGCGCCACCTGCCCCGGCGCCCGTTCCAGCGGCCACACCCGTCCCTGAGGCGACGGCGCCCGCTGTGGCACCCGCACCCGCGCCCGCCAAGCCCGCCCCTGCGGATACCACCGTGCAGGACGTCACCGCTGCAGTCCAGAACTGGGCGGCCGCCTGGGCAGCCAAAGACATGAAGGCCTATCTTGCCTCCTACGGCAAGGAGTTCAATCCTCCTGGCCGCCAGACGCGCGCCGCCTGGGAAAAAGAGCGCGAATCGCGCATCGTGGGCAAATCCCGCATCAGCGTGAAACTGTCGGATATCCAGGTCACCGTCCAAGGCAACAAGGCGACGGCCCGCTTCCAGCAGGCTTACAGTGCCGATACCCTGAACGTGTCCAGCCGTAAAACGCTGGACCTGGTGCAGCACCAGGGCCGCTGGGTCATCGTGCGCGAATCGACCGGCGGCTGA
- a CDS encoding UDP-2,3-diacylglucosamine diphosphatase, which produces MTPTVPRFEELAAPPHWRTVDFISDLHLQASEPATVVAWRDYLQTTPADALFILGDLFEVWVGDDALLEPGSFEAQCCAALQAATRRLPVYFMHGNRDFLAGPAFLQHCGITGLTDPTVLAFGGQRIVLSHGDLLCLDDVDYQRFRLQARSAAWQQEFLSQPLARRRALARGIRQQSEARKQSGASYADVDDPAAIAWLQSARASTLIHGHTHRPAEHTLALDLHRVVLSDWDAAAHPPRTEVLRATDQGLERVHIGPM; this is translated from the coding sequence GTGACCCCGACCGTGCCCCGGTTCGAAGAGCTTGCTGCTCCCCCGCACTGGCGTACGGTCGATTTCATTTCGGACCTGCACCTGCAGGCCAGCGAGCCTGCCACCGTGGTGGCATGGCGGGACTACTTGCAGACCACCCCCGCAGACGCTCTTTTCATCCTGGGGGACCTGTTCGAGGTCTGGGTGGGTGACGATGCCCTCCTTGAGCCTGGCAGCTTCGAAGCGCAATGCTGCGCCGCGCTGCAGGCCGCCACTCGGCGCCTGCCTGTGTATTTCATGCACGGCAACCGCGATTTCCTCGCTGGCCCGGCCTTTTTGCAGCACTGTGGCATCACCGGCCTGACCGATCCCACCGTGCTGGCGTTTGGCGGGCAGCGCATCGTGCTCAGCCACGGCGACCTGTTGTGCCTGGACGATGTGGACTACCAGCGTTTTCGCCTGCAGGCACGCAGTGCGGCATGGCAGCAGGAATTCTTATCCCAGCCCCTGGCCCGTCGCCGCGCCCTGGCGCGCGGCATACGCCAGCAAAGCGAAGCGCGCAAGCAGTCGGGCGCCTCCTATGCCGACGTGGATGACCCCGCCGCGATCGCTTGGCTGCAATCCGCACGGGCCAGCACGCTGATCCACGGCCATACCCACCGCCCCGCAGAGCACACCCTGGCCCTCGACCTGCACCGCGTAGTGCTGAGCGACTGGGATGCCGCCGCTCATCCACCACGCACCGAGGTACTGCGTGCCACCGACCAGGGGCTGGAACGCGTTCACATCGGCCCCATGTAG
- the cysS gene encoding cysteine--tRNA ligase, translating into MSLRIYNTLSRALEEFSPLEPGHVRMYVCGMTIYDLCHIGHARMMMAFDVVQRWLRASGYRVTYVRNITDIDDKIIRRALERGITIRQLTDEMIAAMHADIAKLGIEPPSVEPRATEYVPQMLSLIDTLEGRGLAYRAGNGDVNYAVRKFPGYGKLSGKSLDELRAGERVAVDDGKHDPLDFVLWKAAKQDEPPEAKWDSAFGAGRPGWHIECSAMSCATLGETFDIHGGGADLQFPHHENEIAQSEGAHGRPLARFWVHNGFVRVDNEKMSKSLGNFFTIRDVLKEYDAETLRFFMVRAHYRSALNYSDAHLDDARQALKRLYTALSLVTPADVTAIDWTDPWASRFRAAMDDDFGTPEAVAVLFDLAGEVNRSKSAAAAGLLKALGRCLGLLQGGPQAFLQAGAGFDEAAIAARIAERAAAKAAKNFAEADRIRNELLAAGIVLKDAPTGTTWEVAT; encoded by the coding sequence ATGAGTTTGCGCATCTACAACACGCTTTCGCGTGCACTGGAGGAGTTTTCCCCGCTCGAGCCCGGCCATGTGCGCATGTACGTCTGCGGCATGACGATCTACGACCTGTGCCACATCGGCCACGCCCGCATGATGATGGCGTTTGACGTGGTGCAGCGCTGGCTGCGCGCCAGCGGCTACCGCGTGACCTACGTGCGCAACATCACCGACATCGACGACAAGATCATCCGGCGCGCACTCGAGCGCGGAATCACCATCCGCCAGCTCACCGACGAGATGATTGCCGCCATGCACGCTGACATTGCCAAGCTGGGCATTGAGCCTCCCAGCGTTGAGCCGCGCGCCACCGAATACGTGCCGCAAATGCTGTCGCTGATCGATACGCTGGAGGGCAGGGGCCTGGCCTACCGCGCCGGTAACGGCGATGTGAACTACGCGGTGCGCAAGTTCCCCGGCTACGGCAAGCTCTCGGGCAAGTCGCTCGATGAGCTGCGTGCGGGCGAGCGTGTGGCGGTCGATGACGGCAAGCATGACCCGCTCGACTTCGTGCTCTGGAAGGCCGCCAAGCAGGACGAGCCGCCCGAGGCGAAATGGGACAGCGCTTTTGGCGCCGGGCGCCCCGGCTGGCACATCGAATGCTCGGCCATGAGCTGTGCCACGCTGGGCGAGACCTTCGATATCCACGGCGGCGGCGCGGACCTGCAGTTTCCGCACCACGAGAATGAAATCGCGCAAAGCGAAGGCGCCCACGGCCGACCGCTGGCGCGCTTCTGGGTACACAACGGTTTTGTGCGCGTCGATAACGAGAAGATGAGCAAGTCGCTGGGTAATTTCTTCACCATCCGTGATGTGCTCAAGGAATACGACGCCGAGACCCTGCGTTTCTTCATGGTGCGTGCGCACTACCGCAGCGCCTTGAACTACAGCGACGCCCACCTGGACGACGCGCGCCAGGCTCTCAAGCGCCTGTACACGGCGCTCAGCCTGGTGACGCCTGCCGATGTCACCGCGATCGACTGGACCGACCCCTGGGCCTCGCGCTTTCGCGCCGCCATGGACGACGACTTCGGCACGCCCGAAGCCGTGGCCGTGCTGTTTGACCTGGCGGGCGAGGTCAACCGCAGCAAATCTGCCGCCGCTGCGGGCCTGCTCAAGGCCCTGGGGCGCTGCCTGGGCTTGTTGCAAGGGGGCCCGCAAGCGTTTTTGCAGGCCGGCGCCGGTTTTGACGAGGCAGCCATTGCTGCACGAATTGCCGAACGCGCAGCCGCTAAAGCGGCCAAGAATTTTGCTGAAGCCGACCGCATCCGCAACGAATTGCTGGCCGCGGGGATCGTCCTTAAGGACGCACCCACGGGCACTACCTGGGAGGTGGCAACGTGA
- a CDS encoding peptidylprolyl isomerase: MISRRNSTLALAGIALAATFSVAPTMAQEAPKVKLATSMGDIVVQLDPAKAPKSVENFLAYVSAKHYDGTIFHRVINGFMIQGGGFTADMVQKPTKSPIPLEASNGLKNDTYTIAMARTGAPDSATAQFFINVKDNAMLNAPQPDGHGYAVFGKVIQGTEVVDKIKAVATTNKGPYQNVPSTPVTITSATLLK; the protein is encoded by the coding sequence ATGATTTCCAGAAGAAATTCGACCCTGGCGCTTGCTGGTATTGCGCTGGCAGCTACATTTTCAGTAGCACCCACAATGGCGCAGGAAGCCCCCAAGGTCAAGCTGGCAACCTCGATGGGCGACATCGTGGTGCAACTCGACCCCGCCAAGGCCCCCAAGTCTGTCGAGAACTTCCTCGCCTACGTGAGCGCCAAGCACTACGACGGCACCATCTTCCACCGCGTGATCAATGGCTTCATGATCCAGGGCGGCGGCTTTACCGCCGACATGGTGCAAAAACCCACCAAATCGCCTATTCCTCTGGAAGCCAGCAACGGCCTCAAGAACGACACCTACACCATCGCCATGGCACGCACCGGCGCCCCCGATTCGGCCACCGCGCAGTTCTTCATCAACGTCAAGGACAACGCCATGCTCAACGCCCCCCAGCCCGACGGCCATGGCTACGCCGTGTTCGGCAAGGTCATCCAGGGCACTGAAGTGGTCGACAAGATCAAGGCCGTCGCCACCACCAACAAGGGGCCGTACCAGAACGTGCCCAGCACACCCGTCACCATCACCTCCGCCACGCTGCTGAAGTAA
- a CDS encoding L,D-transpeptidase family protein produces the protein MFVASSTGSRMAAVAWLAASLLLATPALSQGPDRGKGRRTARPAPTAPPPAPLRDGQAEARLLQVFRLTSEGHHREALKQAERLVRDYPHFQLAQLALGDLLLARSRPLQRLGNVSTELAVASTPGSAAALEELRTESRQRMVAQRIRPPEHSIPSQFLQLAPSYRHAIAVDAALSRLYLFENTSKGLRLVADYYASVGKLGIEKAVEGDQRTPLGVYFITSRLDPKALRDFYGAGALPLNYPNPLDQLRGKTGSGIWLHGTPPDQFSRAPQATDGCVALANPDLERLLRTVEPRSTPVVIARQLQWVQPHSIQAERKSFEAVLDAWRNAKTEGDMPRLLDFYAPDFQTYKRKPLSEWTPVLHAETQALRGRELQLKDKSYLRWTDSTDTMVVTFGEVAAGARTGPVKRQFWARRGNRWQIFFEGVIG, from the coding sequence ATGTTTGTGGCTTCGTCCACGGGCAGCCGGATGGCTGCAGTGGCCTGGCTGGCAGCGTCCTTGCTGCTGGCCACCCCCGCCCTGTCCCAGGGCCCCGACCGGGGAAAAGGCCGACGGACTGCCCGGCCAGCACCCACGGCACCGCCCCCCGCCCCCCTGCGCGACGGGCAGGCCGAGGCGCGGCTACTGCAGGTTTTCCGGCTCACCAGCGAAGGGCACCACCGCGAAGCGCTGAAACAGGCCGAACGCCTGGTACGCGATTACCCCCACTTCCAGTTGGCCCAACTGGCCCTGGGCGACCTGTTGCTGGCGCGCAGCCGCCCCTTGCAGCGCCTGGGCAATGTTTCCACCGAACTGGCCGTGGCCAGCACACCGGGCAGCGCGGCCGCGCTGGAAGAACTGCGCACCGAATCGCGCCAGCGCATGGTGGCGCAGCGCATACGGCCGCCCGAGCACAGCATTCCCTCGCAGTTTTTGCAGCTGGCGCCCAGTTACCGGCATGCCATCGCGGTCGATGCAGCGCTCTCGCGCCTCTACCTGTTTGAGAACACCTCCAAGGGCCTGCGGCTGGTGGCCGACTACTACGCCTCGGTGGGCAAGCTGGGCATTGAGAAAGCCGTCGAAGGCGACCAGCGCACGCCGCTGGGCGTGTACTTCATTACCAGCCGCCTGGACCCCAAAGCCCTGCGCGATTTCTACGGCGCGGGCGCCCTGCCCCTGAACTACCCCAACCCGCTGGACCAGTTGCGCGGCAAGACCGGCAGCGGCATCTGGCTGCATGGCACGCCGCCCGACCAGTTCTCGCGCGCACCGCAGGCGACCGATGGCTGCGTGGCGCTGGCCAACCCTGACCTGGAGCGCTTGCTGCGCACCGTGGAGCCGCGTTCAACCCCGGTGGTGATTGCGCGCCAGCTTCAGTGGGTGCAGCCGCACAGCATCCAGGCCGAGCGCAAGTCGTTCGAGGCGGTGCTGGACGCCTGGCGCAACGCCAAGACCGAAGGCGACATGCCGCGCCTGCTGGATTTTTACGCCCCCGACTTCCAGACCTACAAAAGAAAGCCACTGAGCGAGTGGACCCCCGTGCTGCATGCCGAAACGCAGGCGCTGCGCGGGCGGGAACTCCAGCTCAAAGACAAGTCTTACCTGCGCTGGACCGACAGCACAGACACCATGGTGGTAACGTTCGGCGAAGTGGCCGCCGGTGCACGCACCGGCCCCGTCAAGCGCCAGTTCTGGGCCCGCAGGGGCAACCGTTGGCAAATATTTTTCGAAGGAGTAATTGGATGA
- a CDS encoding acetyl-CoA carboxylase carboxyltransferase subunit alpha produces the protein MAKKTFLDFENPIAELEGKIEELRYVQTESAVDISDEIDQLSKKSQQLTKDIYSDLTPWQITKIARHPERPYTLDYVRDLFTDFVEMHGDRHFSDDKSIVGGLARFNGHACMVLGHQKGRDTKERALRNFGMTRPEGYRKALRLMKTAEKFGLPVFTFVDTPGAFPGIDAEERGQSEAIGRNIYEMAQLEVPIITTIIGEGGSGGALALSVGDQLLMLQYSIYSVISPEGCASILWKTSDKAQEAAEALGITAHRLKALGLVDKIVSEPVGGAHRDPKHMSSLLKRALGDAFRQVSDLKVKDLLERRYARLQSYGRFTDTKADSR, from the coding sequence TTGGCGAAAAAAACATTCCTGGATTTCGAAAACCCGATTGCCGAACTCGAAGGCAAAATCGAGGAACTGCGCTATGTGCAGACCGAAAGCGCGGTGGATATCTCTGATGAGATCGACCAGCTCAGCAAGAAAAGCCAGCAGCTCACCAAGGACATCTATTCCGACCTGACGCCCTGGCAGATCACGAAAATTGCGCGCCATCCTGAGCGCCCCTACACACTCGACTACGTGCGTGACCTGTTCACCGATTTTGTCGAGATGCACGGCGATCGGCATTTTTCGGACGACAAATCCATCGTCGGCGGTCTGGCCCGTTTCAACGGCCACGCCTGCATGGTGCTCGGCCACCAAAAAGGGCGCGACACCAAGGAGCGTGCGCTGCGCAACTTTGGCATGACGCGCCCCGAGGGCTACCGCAAGGCGCTGCGCCTGATGAAAACCGCCGAAAAATTCGGTCTGCCCGTGTTCACTTTTGTTGATACGCCGGGCGCGTTCCCCGGTATTGACGCCGAGGAGCGCGGCCAGTCCGAAGCCATCGGCCGCAATATTTACGAGATGGCGCAACTCGAAGTGCCCATCATCACCACCATCATCGGCGAAGGCGGCTCGGGCGGCGCGCTGGCGCTCAGCGTGGGCGACCAGTTGCTGATGCTGCAATACTCCATCTACTCGGTCATCAGTCCCGAGGGCTGCGCGTCCATCCTCTGGAAGACGAGCGACAAGGCGCAGGAGGCCGCCGAGGCCCTGGGCATCACCGCGCACCGGCTCAAGGCCCTCGGTCTGGTCGACAAAATCGTCAGCGAGCCCGTGGGTGGCGCGCACCGTGACCCCAAGCACATGTCCTCGCTGCTCAAGCGCGCCCTGGGCGATGCTTTCCGCCAGGTGTCGGACCTCAAGGTGAAAGACCTGCTCGAGCGCCGGTACGCACGCCTGCAAAGCTACGGCCGCTTTACCGACACCAAGGCCGACAGCCGCTAA